A region from the Methanofollis liminatans DSM 4140 genome encodes:
- a CDS encoding glycosyl hydrolase codes for MLLILTQAAAAATIQEHPVYTNTTLPGSSPEPAGSGALSATATSTLEAPYKSNSWLSPILWADNQARIYLGGGLDTGTPSIVYQRPVYPLPWSLWYNLDPYTNWDNIDAPLSTPTGTTGFFVRQAAITVHQDARLYSPDGKPDTSTLFMSALDCIHSKEGIKVDPGFNASHIRVNRMGDYDAELLLLASDDAACPAAIPANASLRIVTVRGSLFIHFAASGIPQTNFTIWSASELNHTAGVLQVKGQNVSYEIFTGAMPITPPLGKSDVTSTNQTYILFFPEGQSAYHQAENGTETRTEIELTFVAPVQENYFVLATVPDASFTDEATLAVLAEAAFCYPTETTVSYTYGASTSSVTATYSMTSADVLGLGDPRPVQGLLPIHYGDFFDLGSVLGGTPVWVQNSTGTDMAFETIKGTMKYLRQSSYSCTYHYPGILPSMPSLDTHDTEGIDNLTRWLDVFEMQNGPQDPAYTAFNDGKGTDTYTGVKTLGRNARFALAAESVGNTTLAAAVASTTKSGGIELFFRENPTNTQVNTSTGVAPYYALYNASIGTVLLYPASPVKTYFPSDTTDKPYDGYGTVTRLNDHHYTYGYIVNAAALLAMDNETWMNEYKDVINQIVFDVAYSKEIPSDNAFPEMRYWDAYDGHCAAGGLTSPDFLTGNNDESISEEINFWAGVILWGTASDQPKMTQIGIERYSIAVYANWAYWRDYFGTYQRLFDAVEGPGFDPRWVSMQYTAQVYDAQIKQSTFFGPHPTDISYITVAPVTPASFYHAMDKQSIVTYLQDYEEYLKKYDLDPLNPEGTKRFGDGTTENQWYGRLAYYSELACWYAMANPDAALTTYFDVTPEWKENEYHIIPCIKLTHGGNSGATTYQFIRYLQVHGTPDPLEVYATNTPYFMTFEKGDERTYVAYNPTDAPLDIAFNDGTVLEDVPSHSMRTCPTGMPGPLAAHFRANVTMGNAPLAVGFTDTSGGALTGWAWSIDGAAPFSTDQNAHYTFATPGIYNVTLTVENKSGASSSFSASIYIKQQGTLTANFTVSTADQATGVGTYSSLALDSNCSAHISYYDRTNETVKYAWNDGAWHNESVYGSNGWFSLALDGNNTPHIAYGNAAGTSLNYATKQGDGWSDMVITPVASAYPSLAISENHGPCVAYQSVPLKIPRFSWYPPGQSGADWPTVQPEDINAKIGGDYVSLAINPEQQVHIAYYHHNTTTLRHAEMPGWGAPEKWATEEVTSATVGWTSIAFDAGGHAAIAFYDADNKRLMYAVNDSSWTTEVVDAAGDVGEYCSLAFNTMVGSDHAPGISYYDATNRSLKYAWKDGDTWYSVTVDTGNVGEYSSLAIDTDGYAHISYYDAGNETLKYAVQKPADDDEAILTRPSPGSDSGSDGSGSVSSAGSASSLKAGQSAVIPIRGGSINSLTVTVGSDVQNLQVIVTPSGSLPSSIPLPGSVVYEFQEVTPYGVNDSNIEKVTYTFKVSKIWLEEHGYDTGDVVLWRYNGTAWEQLPTTYVAEDGDYYIFTAESPGFSWYAIGIEKEATPETPVPTTAPEAASAAVQPSPVQTTPSVLPAEPASEFPMVAAGVAILVLAALACVLIYRRRGKDE; via the coding sequence GTGCTGCTCATACTCACACAGGCAGCAGCAGCAGCAACAATTCAGGAACATCCGGTCTACACCAACACGACCCTGCCCGGCTCAAGCCCCGAGCCCGCAGGCTCAGGAGCGCTCAGTGCGACTGCGACATCCACCCTTGAGGCGCCGTATAAGAGCAACTCATGGCTCTCCCCGATCCTCTGGGCTGACAACCAGGCCAGGATCTATCTGGGAGGCGGCCTTGACACCGGCACCCCTTCGATCGTCTACCAGCGGCCGGTCTACCCGCTCCCCTGGAGCCTCTGGTATAACCTGGACCCCTATACGAACTGGGATAACATCGATGCCCCGCTCTCCACGCCCACCGGCACGACCGGCTTTTTTGTCAGGCAGGCAGCAATCACGGTTCACCAGGACGCACGGCTCTACAGCCCGGACGGAAAGCCCGACACCAGCACCCTCTTCATGTCCGCCCTTGACTGCATCCACTCAAAAGAGGGGATAAAAGTCGACCCGGGATTCAATGCATCGCACATCCGGGTGAACAGGATGGGAGACTACGACGCGGAACTCCTCCTTCTGGCATCGGACGACGCCGCTTGCCCGGCCGCAATTCCGGCGAACGCCTCCCTGCGGATCGTTACCGTCCGGGGCTCCCTGTTCATTCACTTCGCCGCGTCCGGGATACCGCAGACAAACTTCACCATCTGGAGCGCGTCGGAGCTGAACCATACCGCCGGCGTGCTCCAGGTGAAAGGACAGAACGTCAGTTACGAGATCTTCACCGGGGCGATGCCCATCACCCCGCCGCTTGGAAAGTCCGACGTGACGAGCACAAACCAGACATACATTCTCTTCTTCCCTGAAGGGCAGTCGGCGTACCACCAGGCAGAGAACGGCACTGAGACTCGTACGGAGATCGAACTGACCTTCGTCGCACCGGTTCAGGAGAACTATTTCGTGCTTGCCACCGTTCCCGATGCCTCGTTCACGGACGAAGCGACGCTCGCCGTCCTTGCCGAAGCGGCATTCTGCTACCCCACGGAGACCACCGTCTCCTATACCTATGGCGCCTCCACCTCGTCCGTCACCGCCACCTATTCGATGACATCCGCAGACGTGCTCGGCCTCGGCGACCCTCGACCGGTACAGGGGCTCCTGCCCATCCACTATGGCGACTTCTTCGACCTGGGATCGGTGCTCGGGGGTACGCCGGTGTGGGTCCAGAACAGCACGGGCACCGATATGGCCTTCGAGACCATCAAGGGGACGATGAAATACCTCCGCCAGTCCTCGTATTCCTGCACCTATCATTACCCGGGTATCCTCCCCTCCATGCCGTCGCTGGACACCCATGATACGGAAGGGATCGACAACCTGACCCGGTGGCTCGACGTCTTCGAGATGCAGAACGGACCCCAGGACCCCGCGTATACAGCCTTCAACGACGGCAAGGGTACCGACACCTATACCGGAGTAAAGACACTCGGGCGAAATGCGAGGTTCGCGCTTGCTGCCGAAAGTGTAGGGAACACCACGCTGGCCGCCGCCGTCGCATCCACCACGAAATCCGGCGGGATAGAACTCTTCTTCAGGGAGAATCCGACAAATACTCAAGTTAATACGAGCACCGGCGTGGCCCCGTACTATGCCCTGTACAATGCGTCGATCGGCACCGTCCTGCTCTACCCTGCAAGTCCGGTAAAGACGTACTTCCCGTCGGATACCACCGATAAACCATACGACGGCTACGGCACCGTAACCAGGTTGAACGATCACCACTACACCTACGGCTATATCGTCAACGCAGCGGCCCTGCTCGCCATGGACAACGAGACCTGGATGAACGAGTATAAGGACGTGATCAACCAGATCGTCTTTGATGTGGCGTATTCAAAAGAGATACCGAGCGACAACGCCTTCCCTGAAATGCGCTACTGGGACGCCTATGACGGGCACTGCGCCGCCGGCGGGCTGACGTCCCCCGACTTCCTGACCGGAAACAACGACGAATCGATCTCCGAAGAGATCAACTTCTGGGCAGGAGTCATCCTCTGGGGCACCGCATCGGACCAGCCGAAGATGACACAGATCGGCATCGAACGGTATAGCATTGCGGTCTATGCGAACTGGGCGTACTGGCGGGATTATTTCGGCACCTACCAGCGCCTCTTCGATGCCGTGGAGGGGCCGGGGTTCGACCCCCGCTGGGTGAGCATGCAGTATACCGCCCAGGTCTACGACGCCCAGATCAAACAGTCCACATTCTTCGGTCCGCATCCCACTGATATCAGTTACATCACGGTCGCCCCGGTCACGCCTGCATCGTTCTACCATGCCATGGATAAACAGTCCATTGTCACGTACCTGCAGGATTACGAGGAATACCTGAAGAAGTACGATCTCGACCCGCTCAATCCCGAAGGAACAAAGAGATTCGGAGACGGAACGACCGAAAACCAGTGGTACGGTCGGTTGGCGTATTACAGCGAGCTTGCCTGCTGGTATGCGATGGCCAATCCCGATGCGGCGCTGACGACCTACTTCGACGTGACGCCGGAGTGGAAGGAGAACGAGTATCACATCATCCCCTGTATAAAGTTGACACACGGCGGGAACTCGGGAGCAACGACCTACCAGTTCATCCGTTACCTCCAGGTCCACGGAACCCCCGATCCCCTCGAGGTCTACGCCACGAACACCCCATACTTCATGACATTTGAGAAAGGCGACGAGCGGACTTACGTGGCCTATAACCCGACGGACGCTCCCCTGGACATCGCTTTCAACGACGGGACGGTGCTGGAAGACGTTCCGTCGCATTCGATGAGGACCTGCCCCACCGGCATGCCGGGGCCGCTTGCGGCACACTTTAGGGCGAACGTAACGATGGGCAATGCACCGCTTGCGGTGGGGTTCACCGATACGTCGGGAGGAGCCCTCACCGGCTGGGCATGGTCGATAGATGGGGCAGCGCCCTTCTCCACCGACCAGAACGCACACTACACCTTCGCCACTCCCGGCATCTACAACGTGACCCTGACGGTCGAGAATAAATCAGGGGCTTCCAGTTCGTTCTCGGCGTCGATCTATATAAAGCAGCAGGGAACGCTGACTGCAAACTTCACGGTATCGACGGCGGATCAGGCTACAGGCGTCGGGACGTACTCCTCCCTTGCCCTGGACTCGAACTGCTCTGCGCATATCAGTTATTACGACAGGACCAACGAAACGGTAAAGTACGCATGGAACGACGGTGCGTGGCACAACGAATCGGTATACGGCTCGAACGGGTGGTTCTCGCTTGCGCTTGACGGCAACAATACCCCCCATATCGCCTACGGCAACGCCGCGGGCACGTCGCTCAACTATGCGACAAAACAGGGAGATGGCTGGAGCGATATGGTAATTACTCCGGTCGCATCGGCATACCCCTCACTGGCGATCAGCGAGAACCATGGCCCCTGTGTCGCCTACCAGAGCGTGCCGCTCAAGATACCGCGGTTCAGCTGGTACCCTCCCGGCCAGAGTGGAGCAGACTGGCCTACCGTACAGCCCGAAGATATCAATGCAAAAATCGGTGGGGATTATGTCTCGCTCGCCATAAACCCAGAACAGCAGGTGCACATCGCGTATTACCACCATAACACAACAACCCTCAGGCATGCCGAGATGCCCGGTTGGGGCGCTCCGGAGAAATGGGCGACCGAAGAGGTGACGTCTGCGACCGTCGGGTGGACATCGATCGCATTCGACGCCGGCGGGCACGCGGCGATCGCCTTCTACGATGCGGACAACAAACGCCTCATGTATGCGGTCAACGATTCGTCCTGGACAACCGAGGTCGTCGATGCGGCAGGCGATGTCGGCGAATACTGCTCTCTTGCCTTCAACACGATGGTCGGGTCCGATCATGCGCCTGGCATCAGTTACTATGACGCCACGAACCGGAGCCTGAAGTACGCCTGGAAGGACGGCGACACATGGTACTCGGTGACGGTGGATACCGGAAACGTCGGCGAGTATTCGTCGCTTGCGATCGATACAGACGGATATGCACATATCAGTTACTACGATGCGGGGAACGAAACCCTGAAGTACGCCGTCCAGAAACCGGCGGATGACGATGAGGCTATATTAACCAGGCCATCGCCCGGGTCAGACTCAGGGAGCGACGGGTCAGGTTCCGTGAGCAGCGCAGGATCGGCATCCTCTCTCAAAGCAGGCCAGAGCGCTGTCATCCCCATCCGCGGAGGGTCGATAAACTCCCTGACTGTCACGGTCGGCAGCGACGTCCAGAATCTTCAGGTCATCGTCACGCCGTCGGGCTCACTGCCCTCATCCATTCCGCTTCCGGGATCGGTCGTGTATGAGTTCCAGGAGGTCACCCCTTACGGCGTGAATGACTCGAACATCGAGAAGGTAACCTACACGTTTAAGGTTTCTAAAATATGGCTTGAAGAGCATGGCTACGATACCGGTGACGTCGTGCTGTGGCGGTACAACGGTACGGCCTGGGAGCAGTTGCCGACCACGTATGTGGCCGAGGACGGGGATTACTACATATTCACCGCCGAGTCTCCGGGGTTCTCCTGGTATGCGATAGGGATAGAGAAGGAGGCGACGCCTGAAACGCCGGTGCCCACCACTGCACCTGAGGCCGCATCCGCTGCAGTCCAGCCGTCTCCGGTGCAGACAACGCCCTCTGTTCTTCCGGCTGAACCCGCTTCCGAATTCCCGATGGTCGCAGCCGGTGTTGCGATCCTTGTCCTTGCCGCTCTGGCATGCGTTCTGATTTACCGGAGGAGAGGTAAAGACGAGTAA
- a CDS encoding DUF6790 family protein produces MGIIAPLSTLLFPFSALIIAFIHIHWKKIAGWQAIGAVLMWQLAVGLGLAFIWGGIGHLLMPDLVAASIGWAAGSPFQREVGMWDLALGIVGVLCLKFRDEGFFAATIIGTGLFSVGAGIGHLYELVVNGNTAVNNAGIVMYVDLFYPLFLAALLVVYHVRKKEAGAADTVVLSNALD; encoded by the coding sequence ATGGGGATCATTGCGCCTCTCTCGACACTCCTCTTCCCATTTTCTGCATTAATTATCGCTTTTATCCATATTCACTGGAAGAAGATCGCCGGCTGGCAGGCTATCGGCGCGGTGCTGATGTGGCAACTGGCCGTCGGGCTGGGACTGGCCTTCATATGGGGAGGGATCGGTCATCTCCTGATGCCGGATCTGGTTGCGGCGTCGATCGGCTGGGCGGCAGGAAGCCCGTTCCAGCGGGAGGTCGGGATGTGGGACCTCGCTCTCGGCATCGTCGGCGTTCTCTGCCTGAAGTTCAGGGACGAAGGCTTTTTTGCTGCAACCATCATTGGAACCGGGCTGTTTTCCGTCGGTGCCGGCATCGGCCATCTCTACGAACTCGTCGTCAACGGGAATACGGCGGTCAATAACGCCGGAATCGTGATGTACGTTGATCTCTTCTACCCGCTCTTCCTTGCAGCCCTGCTCGTCGTGTACCATGTCAGGAAGAAGGAGGCAGGGGCGGCGGACACTGTTGTTCTGTCGAACGCCCTCGACTGA
- a CDS encoding methyl-accepting chemotaxis protein yields the protein MHLSGNSTPIDNSTLPENGSDTIFHHLIDLTYDWEYLQGEDGTFAYVSPSCERITGYRPDEFVADPGLLERIIEPEDRAAFLDYETAIRKGDDISTVELRIRRKDGAIRWIGHLTRTAHIEGIGTAYRSSNRDITEDVREREHNLDRERLFHTIIDLTYDWEYLQGEDEGFIYVSPSCERITGYRPDEFIADPGLLERIVEPEDLPHVQAYFRNVRENRDTSKCADTIEFRVRTRDGAVRWIGHISFGAHLPDGTFLGYRSSNRDMTADVMEREEKMRSIAALQKKAELLNTTFMRENPLAMAVLDPSGTIIETNPAFERLFPQSEDTIVSSSIADMPLEHRDGNDLSRVLRTGEKSKGEYLVRFKNGEKKIVILDAIPILDQKGGLEIALYVFRDVTENRRKIAEIERLQKTTETILKEHPIPMILLSPSLQIADWNNAFIDLSGYRAGDLDGLSFRSFKMLKKDGESIRTAVTELRRVSGEIALEFPAGTKDLEYFCIPLYGDEGSLTSVLVVYRDITEQRRQEQEIRKMMAEAEKTARALNISTGDLGTSIRRLAAGDLTNHAAIGENDPLLRVKEDYNFSVDAIRTVIRDAEKAIADLDEHVSASAGNIQEVSAALSTVAENSGSSAEAAASQMQTIEEVHREISTMLSSIEQIAATTQNVREIAEETTRLGDRAASLGNQTTAQMKAVELGSKQNMEDFNRLNEEMRDIGAITRLINDIAAQTKLLALNAAIEAARAGEHGRGFAVVAAEVKSLAEQARSATTRIDEVIERIQSNSQKTAENLQAAHSKVHDGIERVQEIIELLGTIVERAGETAHGVATIARETDDQAGITDRVARSMDTATAMTRRTQEHVRQNAELVRDVSSAAGAVAAGAQEMAALTGALREKMSRFTVA from the coding sequence ATGCATCTGTCCGGAAATTCCACCCCCATAGATAATAGCACCCTGCCGGAAAACGGCAGCGACACGATCTTCCACCACCTCATCGACCTCACCTACGACTGGGAGTACCTGCAGGGGGAGGACGGGACGTTCGCCTATGTCTCCCCCTCCTGCGAGCGTATCACCGGGTACCGGCCCGACGAGTTCGTCGCCGATCCCGGACTCCTGGAGCGGATCATCGAGCCGGAGGACCGTGCCGCCTTTCTGGACTACGAGACGGCGATCAGGAAGGGGGACGACATTTCAACCGTCGAACTCCGGATACGGAGAAAAGACGGAGCGATCCGGTGGATCGGTCACCTCACCAGGACGGCCCATATCGAGGGGATCGGGACGGCGTACCGGAGCAGCAACCGGGACATCACCGAGGACGTCAGGGAGCGGGAGCATAACCTCGACCGCGAACGCCTCTTCCACACGATCATCGACCTCACCTACGACTGGGAGTACCTGCAGGGGGAGGACGAGGGGTTCATCTACGTATCCCCTTCCTGCGAGCGGATCACCGGCTACCGCCCGGACGAGTTCATCGCCGATCCCGGTCTCCTGGAGCGGATCGTCGAGCCCGAAGACCTCCCCCACGTGCAGGCATATTTCAGGAACGTCAGGGAAAATCGCGACACCTCGAAGTGCGCAGACACGATCGAGTTTCGGGTCCGCACCAGGGACGGGGCGGTCCGGTGGATCGGGCACATCAGCTTTGGGGCACATCTCCCTGACGGGACGTTTCTCGGTTACCGTTCGAGCAACCGGGATATGACCGCCGACGTCATGGAGCGCGAAGAAAAGATGCGGAGCATCGCTGCCCTCCAGAAAAAGGCCGAACTCCTGAACACAACCTTCATGCGGGAAAATCCCCTTGCGATGGCGGTGCTCGACCCGTCCGGCACGATCATTGAAACCAATCCCGCCTTCGAACGCCTCTTCCCCCAATCGGAGGACACCATCGTCTCATCCTCCATCGCGGATATGCCCCTCGAACACCGTGACGGCAACGACCTCAGCAGGGTCCTGCGCACCGGCGAGAAATCGAAAGGCGAATACCTCGTTCGCTTCAAAAACGGCGAGAAGAAGATTGTGATCCTCGACGCTATCCCGATCCTCGACCAGAAAGGGGGCCTGGAGATCGCCCTCTACGTCTTCAGGGACGTCACCGAAAACCGGAGGAAGATCGCCGAGATCGAGCGCCTCCAGAAGACGACCGAGACGATCCTGAAGGAGCACCCGATCCCGATGATCCTGCTCTCCCCGTCCCTGCAGATCGCCGACTGGAACAACGCCTTCATCGACCTCTCCGGCTACCGGGCAGGCGACCTCGACGGCCTCAGTTTCAGAAGTTTCAAGATGCTCAAAAAGGACGGCGAGTCGATCAGGACGGCCGTTACAGAACTCCGGAGGGTTTCGGGCGAGATCGCCCTGGAGTTCCCGGCCGGAACAAAAGACCTGGAGTATTTCTGCATCCCGCTGTACGGCGACGAGGGATCCCTCACGAGCGTCCTCGTCGTCTACCGCGACATCACTGAACAGCGCCGGCAGGAGCAGGAAATTCGGAAGATGATGGCCGAGGCGGAGAAAACAGCGCGCGCCCTCAATATCAGCACCGGGGACCTGGGCACCTCGATCAGGCGTCTTGCCGCGGGCGATCTCACGAACCACGCCGCAATCGGGGAGAACGATCCGCTGCTCCGGGTGAAAGAGGACTACAACTTCTCCGTGGACGCCATCAGGACCGTGATCAGGGATGCAGAGAAGGCGATCGCCGACCTGGACGAGCACGTATCGGCATCGGCCGGGAACATCCAGGAGGTAAGCGCCGCCCTCTCGACGGTGGCGGAGAACAGCGGCAGTTCGGCGGAAGCGGCGGCCAGCCAGATGCAGACGATCGAGGAGGTCCACCGGGAAATCTCGACGATGCTCTCGTCGATCGAGCAGATCGCCGCCACCACCCAGAATGTCAGGGAGATCGCAGAGGAAACAACGCGGCTTGGAGACCGGGCCGCCTCCCTCGGCAACCAGACGACCGCCCAGATGAAGGCGGTCGAACTCGGGTCAAAGCAGAACATGGAGGACTTCAACCGGCTGAACGAGGAGATGAGAGATATCGGGGCGATCACCCGCCTCATCAACGACATCGCCGCCCAGACAAAACTCCTCGCCTTAAACGCCGCCATTGAGGCGGCACGGGCAGGGGAGCACGGCCGCGGCTTCGCCGTCGTTGCCGCCGAGGTCAAGAGCCTCGCCGAACAGGCCAGGTCGGCGACGACCAGGATCGACGAGGTGATCGAGCGGATCCAATCCAACAGCCAGAAGACGGCGGAGAATCTGCAGGCCGCCCATTCCAAGGTGCACGACGGGATCGAGCGCGTCCAGGAGATCATCGAACTCCTCGGGACCATCGTCGAGCGGGCCGGGGAAACCGCCCACGGCGTCGCCACCATTGCACGGGAGACGGACGATCAGGCCGGGATCACGGACCGCGTCGCCCGGTCCATGGACACGGCAACCGCCATGACCAGGAGGACACAGGAGCATGTCCGCCAGAACGCCGAGCTCGTCAGAGACGTGAGCAGCGCCGCAGGGGCCGTCGCGGCAGGCGCCCAGGAGATGGCCGCACTCACGGGAGCACTCCGCGAGAAAATGAGCAGATTCACCGTCGCCTGA
- the hypD gene encoding hydrogenase formation protein HypD, translating into MATGDELKEALRDSVDRDYTFMHICGTHEAAIARTGLRSVLPEGLKIVMGPGCPVCITPQGEIDAAIEFVDKGCIVATYGDLLRVPGTKGSLESSGGDVRVVQGVHKAVEIAEKTDKEVVFISVGFETTVPTVAATLLTEPPENFSILSCHRLVPPAMKWLLEQGEASLDGFMLPGHVCVVAGYEDYEQFPVPQVVAGFEAEDILLGLLMLVRQVNEGRHEVENAYPRAVNRTGNQKAKKLMYEVFEPADVEWRGFPVIPASGLRLKPEFARYDAKEKFGIEIKHVEKTTGCICDRVLRGIAQPTDCRLFGKICTPRTPVGPCMVSHEGACKIWNLYHLRRP; encoded by the coding sequence ATGGCGACAGGAGACGAACTGAAGGAGGCGCTCCGCGACTCTGTGGACCGCGATTACACTTTCATGCATATCTGCGGGACGCACGAGGCGGCGATTGCGCGGACCGGCCTGAGGAGCGTGCTGCCCGAAGGGCTGAAGATCGTGATGGGGCCGGGGTGTCCGGTCTGCATCACCCCGCAGGGCGAGATCGACGCGGCGATCGAGTTCGTGGATAAAGGCTGCATCGTCGCCACCTACGGCGACCTGCTCAGGGTGCCTGGCACGAAGGGCTCGCTCGAGTCGAGCGGCGGCGATGTGCGCGTGGTGCAGGGGGTCCACAAGGCGGTGGAGATCGCGGAGAAGACCGACAAAGAGGTGGTATTCATCTCGGTCGGCTTCGAGACGACGGTGCCGACGGTGGCCGCCACCCTGCTGACCGAACCGCCTGAGAACTTTTCCATCCTTTCCTGCCACCGCCTGGTCCCGCCGGCGATGAAATGGCTGCTGGAGCAGGGCGAGGCCTCGCTCGACGGCTTCATGCTGCCGGGGCACGTCTGCGTGGTCGCCGGGTATGAGGACTACGAGCAGTTCCCGGTCCCGCAGGTGGTCGCCGGATTTGAAGCCGAGGATATCCTGCTCGGCCTGCTGATGCTGGTGCGGCAGGTGAACGAGGGGCGCCACGAGGTGGAGAACGCCTACCCGCGCGCCGTGAACAGAACGGGAAACCAGAAAGCGAAGAAACTGATGTACGAGGTCTTCGAACCGGCCGATGTGGAGTGGCGCGGCTTTCCGGTGATCCCGGCGTCGGGGCTGCGGCTGAAGCCGGAGTTCGCGCGCTATGATGCGAAGGAGAAGTTCGGGATCGAGATCAAACACGTGGAGAAGACGACCGGGTGCATCTGCGACCGGGTGCTGCGGGGGATCGCGCAGCCGACCGATTGCCGCCTTTTCGGGAAGATATGCACGCCCAGGACGCCGGTCGGCCCGTGCATGGTCAGCCACGAGGGGGCATGCAAGATCTGGAACCTCTATCACCTCCGCCGCCCCTGA
- a CDS encoding mechanosensitive ion channel: MGNVPYSLLLLFAGVFGSVALYWLYHWLLKRAASTESKIDDILIAATGKPLIIAVLVVTVYFSIVYSGLIPDRYAYVLDSKYLTAFYILLGTWIVSSFTYNFIHLYGRWMAARTESEVDDRIIDVLEIAVKYVVWFVAFLLILSTLEIDITPLLAGAGIAGVAASPSPPRTSSPISSAGRSS; encoded by the coding sequence ATGGGAAACGTCCCCTACTCCCTTCTCCTCCTGTTTGCCGGAGTTTTCGGATCAGTCGCTCTCTACTGGCTCTATCACTGGCTGCTGAAGCGGGCGGCATCTACCGAATCGAAGATCGACGACATCCTCATCGCGGCGACCGGAAAGCCCCTCATCATCGCCGTGCTCGTTGTGACGGTCTATTTCTCCATCGTCTATTCCGGGCTCATCCCTGACCGTTATGCATACGTTCTCGATTCAAAATACCTCACGGCGTTCTACATCCTCCTCGGCACATGGATCGTATCGAGCTTCACGTACAATTTCATCCATCTCTACGGCCGCTGGATGGCGGCGCGGACCGAGAGCGAGGTGGACGACCGGATCATCGACGTCCTCGAGATCGCCGTGAAATACGTCGTCTGGTTTGTCGCCTTCCTCCTCATCCTCAGCACCCTTGAGATCGACATCACGCCGCTCCTTGCCGGGGCCGGGATCGCCGGCGTCGCCGCGTCGCCCTCGCCGCCCAGGACCTCCTCTCCAATTTCTTCGGCGGGGCGCTCATCGTGA
- a CDS encoding mechanosensitive ion channel family protein, with product MDKPFKVNDRIKIDDYLGDVVSVGPRSTRLQTLDYQLVTIPNSKIASSVIINYALPEVRLKIKIPVSVAYGSDVKRVKEILLEIAREAVDRSVYVLNDPAPSVYFLEFADSSLNFTLVVWARAFNMAWEVQDFINTRIDERFKEEGIEIPFNQMDVHIRKD from the coding sequence ATGGACAAACCCTTCAAGGTGAACGACCGGATCAAAATCGACGACTATCTCGGGGACGTTGTCAGCGTGGGGCCGAGATCCACCCGGCTCCAGACCCTCGACTACCAGCTCGTGACCATCCCGAACTCCAAGATCGCAAGCTCGGTGATCATCAACTACGCCCTCCCTGAGGTGCGCCTGAAGATCAAGATCCCGGTCTCGGTCGCCTATGGCTCAGACGTGAAACGGGTCAAGGAGATCCTCCTCGAAATTGCCCGTGAGGCGGTGGACCGGTCGGTCTATGTGCTCAACGACCCGGCCCCGAGTGTCTACTTCCTCGAATTTGCCGATTCGAGCCTGAACTTCACCCTCGTGGTATGGGCCAGGGCGTTCAATATGGCCTGGGAGGTTCAGGATTTCATCAATACCCGGATAGACGAGCGTTTCAAGGAAGAGGGGATCGAGATCCCGTTCAACCAGATGGACGTCCACATCAGAAAAGATTAG